In the genome of Solibacillus silvestris, one region contains:
- a CDS encoding enoyl-CoA hydratase: MSDLLFEVKDHIATITLNRPESLNAFSEEMILSWIKALEEVRDNDDIRAVILKGNGKAFCAGGDIKAMVAGQGFYHSEDDITSTALARKNSLWKKVQRVPLLLEEIDKPVIAQMHGFAMGAGLDMALMCDIRIAAQSAKFSESYINVGIVPGDGGAYFLPRLVGIDKALDMLWTARVLTAEEAKEARLVTFVVNDEDLESFTQSYAEKLANGPIETIKIIKRAVYQSQSMSLRSSLDYISSKMGLVTELPAYEEGVKAIVEKRRAVFK, from the coding sequence ATGTCGGATTTATTATTTGAAGTGAAGGACCATATTGCAACAATAACACTGAATCGCCCGGAAAGTTTAAATGCATTTAGCGAAGAAATGATCCTTTCTTGGATTAAAGCGCTGGAAGAAGTGCGTGACAATGATGACATTCGAGCAGTCATTTTGAAAGGAAACGGCAAAGCATTTTGCGCAGGCGGAGATATAAAAGCAATGGTGGCGGGCCAGGGCTTTTACCATAGTGAGGATGATATTACTTCAACAGCGTTGGCCCGGAAAAATTCGTTATGGAAAAAGGTGCAGCGCGTACCTTTATTACTTGAAGAAATCGATAAACCGGTCATTGCGCAGATGCATGGCTTTGCAATGGGTGCAGGACTTGATATGGCATTGATGTGTGATATCCGTATTGCTGCACAGTCTGCGAAGTTCTCTGAAAGCTATATTAATGTAGGAATTGTTCCTGGTGATGGCGGTGCTTACTTTTTACCTCGCCTCGTCGGTATCGACAAAGCACTTGACATGTTATGGACAGCGCGTGTTTTAACGGCAGAGGAAGCAAAGGAAGCACGTCTCGTAACATTTGTTGTGAATGATGAGGACTTGGAAAGCTTTACACAAAGTTATGCGGAGAAACTGGCAAATGGTCCAATTGAAACGATCAAAATTATTAAGCGTGCTGTTTATCAAAGCCAATCAATGAGTCTTCGTTCTTCACTTGACTATATTTCGTCAAAAATGGGCTTAGTAACAGAATTACCAGCATACGAAGAAGGAGTCAAAGCAATAGTAGAAAAACGAAGAGCCGTTTTCAAATAA